A single window of Colletes latitarsis isolate SP2378_abdomen chromosome 6, iyColLati1, whole genome shotgun sequence DNA harbors:
- the LOC143342997 gene encoding uncharacterized protein LOC143342997, with protein sequence MPSFLGHFLGFSFRTELLIMNLVGLINSTLDWTPLKWTNELERISNLSLSQSALILDTIGEDTIKTVLSWIVITRIVIAHVYTFTYVTNIYPIITWSRPNLLLPWLILSFFKNVVLEVIVIVIGLLLWYDSRFSIFMFLEFIFVKLVPLLMATYNWYSNSCLFLQLRHIEKIRKFKRSMRSDTNLLATRLYAKLEDSKYRTRSLTTLLSCESYETYDTQDTISHIIDDSNLTPVQKTMQLLGLNEHDIENARIRVRERAAHRRLTELDDESVIRFGKRDTDRLLNLNNQHSQLEINDERETDSNLVVFLETKFPIDESKAPNVKVESPENHPRVVGCSKTIVQVPKDGNETETSERRVSRKKRAETDAFDAQRTKQIKMRSWSQRRRGKETIGNRSTRKQIGRSVEKSSCSPVKLQTLFNCDCSLTDRTFDGKTCCQMNDIALRTWTPKSNVDNASINANTEDNFVRKTFDRPYVYSFNVTNVKTDFLMSNSLPAIENLLQSNLKMFKNAYGMKINESLDVSVQKVRQIQDDERDLSEIVQNLPATNKTIDLESTKMTERETVLVSEASTDDDLDLVQKSELQVCASEVDEDDSKLEHPSRGTNISRFYKDSMMVFDGCYEKDFANNSELQSLLRQLEKKKWDVFAGETNLETLHAATFPEQDKSIRKNVSEKMDKYQAPVVSTALATNPKEDRFLISQEVQANQEPRNKTRQKSRKVPTPDSTRDLKSIRNVCTQTKMDLETNGSRTSFTEKKKRNRMFHVRKRFNDQSRNVETPASNAKTNSRFSVSNNGAANKSPTASARQKLGKSASDDSRKKLDPVKSSSNKSVCDCEMQKLEAKYCGSSESRFDKKNEPSRKFSGKQPKVDSFRTLPLGQTDRQPEAEATTYRRKPPVYPRRSKREAQSVSKITPTNKMESFDSKRSTNGSKVFKSRNRARSMTEELHAQQMRILKAYNEVTLLKDKKELEAKRRLSSGRDSEDSKSHPRASIWNSDSFGKGPVDDANALYDDYLNKENFLLDTTTTTTTTTTTTKIEPSNSHSYSKFAKIDSNVARNNFDRLRVTPTSQNIKKDKPATESDNRKRYTKYSRPKKLDDQGNVSTTSSKKLEGTQKGRDLDRTPAREDVRDETASSQVPFVQDIVESLVKYDRTTGLSTPEIPQVRNDKESLMTIKATVNEDIVSSSSSSIMDREREIEAVLEESRNQVEDQVEGQVEDQAQTIPETDQDVAEFPAPVGSPWPVNVQENTETRLEVDENRNQRTEYPRNEPYETYRRSSPDMADFVRNIDVTSLVHGVVLANTNAQGRKNRQYDIVDDTTAKMVHDAFSYKSMDSLLDFPDDILTMEDVINNSYLDESSDEFVCRLSNEFAEDRVISQQQNQLEQAIMATIRESQDENQTNDDYSLCIIAIDTDNLPDIPQLEIVDGYDDVEGYRRLIQGQHRADDVLTSLTELLGNINIAGLNLDAIAAMKLELLQKIFNVDANEECSEEEEEEEENEQTFRIIEKDICTNIKFPIMVKMSDWVSGVLDIENLTSRRSIASIGYVESILFPLVRATESKDRVKEEKIDAESYRERAEEETEELKSFNKFVRSMFATTFDILRESWTDNVSDSEQSSTCDAFAKSLDNSKLHSTIESSKFDTGPSQVRWSGPWKDLNETFEIINGQDPIEWTEEIVRLGKNEGEIADIEHVDEQVFQDGLDMEELSDLTAEEERENNESIAKPDIEVDIVALKEKISLKIVLSFWLIVLYFYIRYFFLKIYSLAQISRSTSTLKPFEVHAASTSTSTLLENAKLAERIRQESLAKEAQGNESFERSTDLEDVDISSFIEQHLQTIPNLTLDSTFSGNVDSEREDVLEEIRQVEKTIISLRECVAEMIEGSLFSKPVDENFEEFKIESQEVCSRRSVDQHSKSQSLSGIQVETNDKNFSSAKECSAIATNTRFSIIELEDQDLIEFHAPEENIQTFRFKEIDRSGSSGSLLGDDREEPSENSKLNDRIAEARIDKEGPCTEEIHNDNDRCDEKWNFRDQNVQGAKSVEKDEPVSFETTLEEMDSFDSAYTVFSETSQCTNSYADFDSTMEEFSVASNTTDKDTRTK encoded by the exons ATGCCTAGCTTCCTCGGACATTTCCTTGGCTTCTCCTTTCGGACGGAACTGTTGATAATGAACCTCGTGGGCTTG ATTAACAGCACGCTAGACTGGACCCCGTTAAAATGGACAAACGAACTCGAACGTATTTCAAATTTATCTTTATCCCAAAGTGCACTCATTCTTGATACCATCGGCGAGGACACGATAAAAACTG TTTTATCGTGGATCGTAATAACGCGAATCGTAATTGCCCACGTTTACACGTTCACGTACGTGACGAACATTTACCCTATAATAACATGGAGCAGACCGAACTTGCTGctaccctggttgatcctgagcTTCTTCAAGAACGTCGTTCTCGAGGTGATCGTGATCGTGATCGGTCTTCTACTTTGGTACGACAGCCGATTCTCGATTTTCATGTTCCTCGAGTTCATCTTTGTGAAACTTGTGCCTCTAC TTATGGCTACTTACAACTGGTACTCGAACTCTTGCTTGTTCCTGCAACTGCGTCACATCGAGAAAATACGGAAATTTAAGAGATCCATGCGAAGCGACACCAATTTGCTCGCCACTCGTCTCTACGCGAAGCTCGAGGACTCCAAGTACAGAACGAGGTCCTTGACCACCTTGTTGTCCTGCGAGAGCTATGAAACTTATGACACGCAGGACACCATTTCGCACATTATCGACGACTCTAATCTGACGCCGGTTCAGAAAACGATGCAGCTTCTCGGGCTGAACGAACACGACATCGAGAATGCACGCATCAGGGTTAGAGAAAGAGCGGCGCATAGAAGATTGACGGAATTGGACGATGAATCTGTTATCAGGTTCGGTAAACGCGACACGGATAGACTCCTTAACTTGAACAACCAACACTCGCAACTGGAAATCAACGACGAACGTGAAACAGATTCG AATCTGGTAGTTTTCTTGGAGACGAAATTCCCGATCGACGAGTCAAAGGCTCCTAATGTGAAAGTCGAAAGTCCAGAAAACCATCCACGAGTGGTTGGATGTTCAAAAACGATCGTACAAGTTCCGAAAGATGGAAACGAAACGGAAACGTCCGAGCGACGCGTTTCGAGGAAGAAGCGAGCAGAGACGGACGCGTTCGACGCACAGAGAACGAAGCAAATCAAGATGCGCTCTTGGTCGCAGAGACGAAGAGGAAAGGAGACGATCGGCAACAGATCAACTCGGAAACAGATCGGAAGAAGCGTGGAGAAGTCGAGCTGCAGTCCCGTCAAGTTGCAAACTCTGTTCAACTGCGATTGCTCGTTGACCGATCGCACGTTCGACGGGAAAACCTGCTGCCAGATGAACGATATCGCGTTGAGAACTTGGACGCCGAAAAGCAACGTCGACAACGCGAGCATCAACGCGAACACGGAAGACAATTTCGTTCGGAAGACGTTCGATCGGCCGTACGTGTACTCGTTCAACGTCACCAACGTCAAGACAGATTTTCTGATGAGCAACAGTTTaccagcgattgaaaatttgctACAGAGTAACCTGAAGATGTTCAAGAACGCGTACGGAATGAAAATAAACGAGAGCTTGGACGTGTCCGTGCAGAAGGTACGACAGATTCAAGACGATGAACGGGATCTTTCGGAGATCGTCCAGAATTTACCAGCGACGAATAAAACAATAGATCTGGAATCAACCAAGATGACCGAACGAGAAACCGTGCTCGTTTCGGAAGCTTCTACGGACGATG ACCTAGATCTCGTACAGAAGTCTGAGTTGCAAGTTTGCGCGTCGGAGGTGGACGAAGACGACTCGAAACTCGAACACCCTTCCAGAGGTACGAACATCTCGAGGTTCTACAAAGACTCGATGATGGTTTTCGACGGTTGCTACGAGAAGGATTTCGCCAACAATTCGGAGCTGCAATCTTTACTTCGGCAGCTGGAGAAAAAAAAGTGGGACGTGTTCGCTGGTGAAACTAATCTCGAAACGTTGCACGCCGCCACGTTTCCGGAACAAGATAAATCAATCCGGAAAAATGTTTCCGAAAAAATGGACAa aTATCAAGCACCGGTGGTATCGACTGCTTTGGCAACTAATCCGAAGGAAGACCGTTTCTTAATTTCCCAAGAGGTGCAAGCGAATCAGGAACCTAGAAACAAGACGCGTCAGAAATCGAGGAAGGTTCCAACTCCCGATTCCACCAGAGATCTTAAGTCGATAAGAAACGTTTGCACGCAGACGAAGATGGATCTAGAAACGAATGGTTCCAGAACCAGTTTCACGGAGAAAAAGAAACGCAACAGAATGTTCCACGTACGCAAACGTTTCAACGATCAAAGCAGGAACGTAGAGACGCCCGCCAGCAACGCGAAAACAAATTCTCGTTTCTCGGTTTCGAATAACGGCGCCGCCAACAAGTCTCCGACCGCGTCGGCGCGTCAGAAACTCGGGAAATCGGCGTCCGACGACAGCAGGAAGAAGCTCGATCCGGTGAAATCGTCGTCGAACAAGAGCGTTTGCGACTGCGAAATGCAGAAACTGGAGGCCAAGTACTGCGGTTCCTCGGAGTCGCGTTTCGACAAGAAGAACGAGCCGAGCCGAAAGTTCTCTGGGAAGCAGCCCAAGGTCGATAGCTTCAGGACGCTTCCTTTGGGGCAGACGGATCGGCAACCGGAAGCGGAGGCGACGACGTACCGCAGGAAGCCTCCGGTGTATCCGAGGAGGAGCAAAAGGGAAGCCCAGAGCGTATCGAAAATCACACCGACCAACAAGATGGAATCGTTCGACTCGAAACGTTCGACCAATGGCTCGAAAGTGTTCAAGTCGAGAAATCGGGCGAGATCGATGACGGAGGAGCTGCACGCTCAACAGATGAGGATTCTGAAGGCCTACAACGAGGTCACTTTGCTAAAAGATAAAAAGGAACTCGAGGCGAAGAGGAGACTGTCGTCCGGCAGAGATTCCGAGGACTCGAAAAGCCATCCTCGTGCCAGCATCTGGAACTCTGATAGTTTCGGAAAAGGTCCCGTCGACGACGCGAACGCGCTCTACGACGACTACTTGAACAAGGAAAATTTCTTACTCgatacgacgacgacgacgacgacgacgacgacgacgacgaaaatCGAGCCGTCAAACAGCCATTCCTACTCAAAGTTCGCCAAGATCGATTCGAACGTCGCGCGCAACAATTTTGACAGGCTGCGCGTCACCCCGACCAGTCAGAACATCAAGAAAGACAAACCAGCCACCGAGTCGGATAACAGGAAACGATACACCAAGTACAGCAGACCTAAGAAGCTGGACGACCAAGGGAACGTTTCGACAACCTCCAGCAAGAAGCTGGAGGGCACGCAGAAGGGCCGTGACCTAGACAGGACTCCCGCTAGAGAGGATGTGAGAGATGAAACGGCTTCGTCCCAAGTACCATTTGTTCAAGACATTGTCGAATCTTTGGTAAAATACGACCGTACGACTGGATTATCGACCCCTGAGATCCCTCAAGTGCGAAACGACAAGGAGTCGTTGATGACGATAAAGGCAACCGTGAACGAAGACATCGTCTCTAGTTCGTCGTCGAGTATCATGGATCGTGAAAGAGAAATTGAGGCTGTGTTGGAAG AAAGTCGAAACCAAGTCGAGGACCAAGTCGAGGGCCAAGTCGAGGACCAAGCGCAAACGATACCGGAAACCGACCAAGACGTCGCAGAATTTCCAGCCCCGGTTGGCTCTCCCTGGCCGGTCAACGTCCAAGAAAATACTGAAACTCGACTGGAAGTTGATGAGAATAGAAACCAGAGAACCGAATACCCGCGAAACGAGCCCTATGAGACGTACAGGAGATCGTCGCCGGACATGGCGGACTTTGTCAGGAATATAGACGTGACTTCTTTAGTACACGGCGTTGTCCTGGCCAATACGAACGCGCAGGGAAGAAAGAATCGCCAATACGATATCGTCGACGACACGACAGCCAAGATGGTTCACGATGCGTTCTCGTACAAGTCCATGGACTCGCTTCTGGACTTTCCTGACGACATCCTGACCATGGAGGACGTTATAAACAACAGTTACTTGGACGAGTCCAGCGACGAGTTCGTTTGTCGATTGAGCAACGAGttcgccgaggaccgggtgatctCTCAGCAACAGAACCAATTGGAACAAGCTATAATGGCTACTATTCGCGAGTCACAGGACGAGAACCAGACCAATGACGATTACAGCCTTTGCATCATCGCTATCGACACCGACAACCTGCCAGACATCCCCCAATTAGAGATCGTCGACGGTTACGATGACGTGGAAGGATATCGTCGGTTAATTCAAGGCCAACATCGGGCAGACGATGTCCTGACAAGCCTGACGGAGCTCCTAGGAAATATAAATATCGCTGGACTCAACCTGGACGCAATCGCCGCGATGAAGCTCGAGCTTTTGCAAAAGATTTTCAACGTAGACGCGAACGAAGAATGttcggaggaggaggaggaggaggaggagaatGAACAGACTTTTCGAATCATCGAGAAAGATATTTGCACGAATATTAAGTTTCCAATTATGGTCAAGATGTCGGATTGGGTTTCCGGTGTGCTGGATATCGAGAATTTAACATCTCGGCGATCGATTGCTTCGATCGGCTACGTTGAATCGATTCTGTTCCCTTTGGTTCGAGCTACGGAGTCGAAAGACAGAGTCAAAGAGGAGAAGATCGACGCAGAAAGTTATCGAGAAAGAGCCGAAGAGGAAACTGAGGAGCTCAAGAGTTTCAACAAGTTTGTACGATCGATGTTTGCTACGACGTTTGATATTTTGCGCGAGTCTTGGACAGACAATGTTTCGGATAGCGAACAATCGTCCACGTGCGATGCTTTTGCAAAATCTTTAGACAATTCGAAGCTCCATTCGACGATTGAATCGTCAAAATTCGATACAGGTCCATCGCAAGTTCGTTGGAGCGGTCCTTGGAAAGATTTGAACGAGACGTTCGAAATAATAAATGGTCAAGATCCGATCGAATGGACCGAAGAAATCGTTCGGTTGGGAAAGAACGAAGGGGAAATTGCAGACATTGAACACGTAGAcgaacaagttttccaagatgGTCTCGATATGGAGGAACTATCGGACCTAACCGCCGAAGAAGAGCGCGAAAACAACGAGAGTATTGCCAAACCTGACATAGAGGTTGACATCGTTGCGCTCAAAGAGAAAATATCTCTCAAGATCGTGCTCTCCTTCTGGTTAATCGTCCTGTACTTTTACATACGATATTTCTTTCTCAAGATTTACTCTCTGGCACAGATATCGAGATCGACGTCGACGCTGAAGCCGTTCGAGGTCCACGCAGCGTCTACGTCGACGTCGACGCTTCTCGAGAACGCGAAACTCGCTGAAAGGATCAGACAAGAAAGTCTGGCAAAAGAGGCGCAAGGAAACGAATCGTTCGAGAGATCCACCGACCTCGAGGACGTCGACATTTCCAGCTTTATCGAACAACATCTGCAAACGATTCCAAATTTAACGCTCGACAGCACGTTTTCGGGAAACGTAGACTCCGAGAGAGAAGACGTTCTCGAAGAAATAAGGCAAGTTGAGAAAACGATAATAAGTTTGAGAGAATGCGTTGCAGAAATGATCGAGGGATCGTTGTTTTCCAAGCCTGTTGACGAGAACTTTGAGGAATTTAAGATCGAATCGCAGGAAGTTTGTTCTCGAAGATCGGTGGATCAACATTCGAAATCGCAATCTCTGTCCGGGATCCAAGTCGAAACGAACGACAAGAATTTTAGTAGCGCGAAGGAGTGTAGCGCCATTGCAACCAACACTCGATTCTCTATTATCGAGTTGGAAGACCAAGATTTGATAGAATTCCACGCACCCGAAGAGAACATTCAGACTTTTCGATTTAAAGAAATCGATCGGTCCGGTTCGTCTGGATCTCTGTTAGGGGATGATCGAGAGGAACCGTCtgaaaatagtaaattaaacgaTCGTATTGCGGAAGCGAGGATCGACAAAGAGGGGCCATGCACGGAAGAAATTCACAATGACAACGATAGGTGTGACGAGAAATGGAATTTCAGGGATCAAAATGTCCAAGGAGCTAAATCCGTTGAAAAAGACGAGCCTGTAAGTTTCGAAACCACTCTGGAAGAAATGGACAGCTTCGATTCGGCTTACACGGTGTTTTCCGAAACGTCGCAGTGCACAAACTCGTACGCAGATTTCGATTCCACGATGGAAGAATTTTCAGTCGCTTCGAACACGACCGACAAAGACACTCGaacaaaataa
- the LOC143342546 gene encoding uncharacterized protein LOC143342546 isoform X2, producing the protein MQLSTCCGYYSLKAGTIFTGILGIVLSIVSLIIIFTLSVEWKTILIDVLDQSIVRIIFAINLCMTILISTLLIVGALKKTTFMMLPWVVLGLILAVGLLVSVVYTSIMFFVNHKIQNGALWLVVGFVSVVIYTYLWLVVYSYFQQMRYDKLNNRIDPYGRPYNYRRP; encoded by the exons ATGCAGCTCTCGACGTGTTGCGGATATTACTCGCTGAAAGCGGGTACGATATTCACCGGAATACTCGGCATC GTCCTCTCGATCGTCTCGTTGATCATAATCTTCACATTGAGCGTCGAATGGAAGACGATACTGATCGACGTGTTGGATCAGAGCATCGTCAGAATCATTTTCGCGATAAACCTTTGCATGACGATTCTGATCTCGACGTTGCTCATAGTTGGCGCCCTCAAG AAAACCACGTTTATGATGCTGCCATGGGTGGTTCTGGGCTTAATCCTAGCGGTTGGTCTGCTCGTCAGCGTCGTTTATACGTCCATCATGTTCTTCGTCAATCACAAAATCCAGAACGGTGCACTCTGGCTCGTCGTTGGCTTCGTATCCGTCG TGATTTACACGTACTTGTGGCTGGTGGTGTACAGCTACTTCCAGCAGATGAGGTACGACAAATTGAACAACAGGATCGACCCGTACGGAAGGCCGTACAATTATCGACGACCTTGA
- the Y-h gene encoding yellow-h, whose product MTRQSGRSIHPEGMTRVWQTDPWLSTNLRDLSPGHSFVYAWDNPNSFKYNHECTREKVFKQRDSSSMANVVPWLLSMCLLGVREFANQPGTNALSRDHEANGQRSVSSGIRSSLRNYKTLISSHDELPGHINCPGHIDTPATHENSVDRLATTPEYSNHLYGSTPDSSDYFSRSLEMVRVDSRPNGRDRNVFKTDSDSLNQLESHGFHYDPGRGHVEDDYVGPAMELVFAWSTVDFTYDSIEARDSAIYDGDLIAENNLPLGIDIWKDKVFLTLPKWKSGIPATLATVPKNSKTKSPKLRPYPDWGWHQTGNCEGLTSVFRVEVDECDRLWVLDSGKVDVANGGTQACPPAILVFDLTTDNLIRKYILPNEQVKEDSLYTNIVVDIRNEDCESATAYASDVFRYGLVVYDFRNDSSFRVQHHLFFPDPLASNYELHGVKFQWTDGIFGLALSPVDIHGDRTLFFHPMSSFREFAVSTSVFRDKRTADESSDHFMPIGRPRAKDYGHSSGSVVDRNGVMFFNMVTRDSVWCWDTRKEYIPQNLGVIGTSNLSLVFPNDIKVDHEYDQNVWLVSNRLAMYLYEKIDNSKINYRVFKANAKEAVRDTVCDPGYVVPGSEHGYDDTC is encoded by the exons ATGACAAGACAGAGTGGAAGAAGCATCCATCCGGAAGGCATGACACGCGTCTGGCAGACGGATCCGTGGTTATCGACGAACCTCCGCGACCTCTCCCCAGGTCATTCTTTCGTCTATGCCTGGGACAATCCGAATTCTTTCAAGTACAACCATGAATGCACGCGAGAAAAAGTATTTAAACAACGAGACTCATCGA GTATGGCGAACGTCGTGCCATGGCTGCTGTCGATGTGCCTTCTCGGCGTTCGGGAGTTCGCCAACCAACCTGGAACCAATGCGCTTTCACGTGATCACGAAGCAAACGGCCAAAGAAGCGTATCTTCAGGAATTCGTTCG TCGTTAAGAAATTACAAGACCTTGATATCGAGTCACGACGAGCTCCCTGGACACATAAACTGTCCAGGCCACATAGACACCCCTGCGACTCACGAAAATTCAGTGGATAGATTGGCCACGACCCCGGAATACAGCAATCATCTTTACGGCTCGACGCCGGACTCGAGCGATTACTTTTCTCGGTCTCTCGAGATGGTCAGAGTTGACTCGAGGCCAAACGGAAGGGATCGAAATGTATTTAAGACGGATTCCGATTCGTTGAACCAGCTCGAGTCGCACGGATTCCATTACGATCCTGGTCGAGGACACGTCGAGGACGACTACGTCGGACCTGCGATGGAACTA GTATTCGCCTGGTCGACCGTCGACTTTACCTACGACAGCATCGAGGCGCGAGATTCCGCCATCTACGACGGAGACTTGATCGCGGAGAACAATTTGCCGCTGGGTATCGATATTTGGAAGGACAAGGTCTTCCTTACGCTCCCGAAGTGGAAGAGCGGCATTCCGGCGACCTTGGCCACTGTACCCAAAAACTCCAAGACGAAAAGTCCGAAACTGAGGCCTTACCCCGACTGGGGGTGGCATCAAACAG GGAACTGCGAGGGCCTGACGTCCGTGTTCAGGGTGGAGGTGGACGAGTGCGATCGCCTGTGGGTCCTGGACTCTGGAAAAGTGGACGTGGCGAACGGAGGCACGCAAGCGTGTCCGCCGGCGATCCTCGTGTTTGACCTGACGACGGACAATCTGATCAGAAAGTACATTCTGCCGAACGAGCAAGTGAAGGAGGACTCGTTGTACACAAACATCGTCGTGGACATCAGGAACGAGGATTGCGAGTCAGCGACGGCCTACGCGTCCGACGTGTTCAGATACGGATTGGTGGTGTACGACTTTCGCAACGATTCCTCCTTCAGGGTTCAACACCACTTGTTTTTCCCGGATCCTCTGGCCTCCAACTACGAGCTACACGGGGTCAAGTTCCAATGGACCGACGGGATTTTTGGGTTAGCGCTGAGCCCCGTCGACATTCACGGCGACAGAACCTTGTTCTTTCATCCGATGTCCAGCTTCCGGGAGTTTGCCGTGTCGACGTCCGTTTTTAGAGACAAGAGGACCGCCGACGAGAGCTCGGATCACTTTATGCCGATCGGTAGACCGAGGGCCAAGGACTACGGGCACTCGTCTGGCTCCGTGGTGGATCGAAACGGCGTCATGTTCTTCAACATGGTCACCAGAGATTCCGTCTGGTGCTGGGACACTAGAAAAGAGTATATCCCCCAAAATCTAGGAGTGATCGGTACTAGTAATTTGTCGTTGGTGTTTCCGAACGACATCAAAGTCGATCACGAATACGACCAGAACGTATGGCTGGTCTCCAATAGACTGGCCATGTATCTTTACGAGAAGATCGACAATAGCAAAATCAATTACAGGGTGTTTAAGGCGAACGCGAAGGAAGCAGTCAGGGACACTGTCTGCGATCCTGGCTACGTCGTGCCTGGCTCCGAGCACGGCTACGACGATACCTGTTAA
- the LOC143342546 gene encoding uncharacterized protein LOC143342546 isoform X1, with protein MRRLATGVGVRVVGRRCTASRRGVLFLAQFLTISYCERTALHLSVISLRLAGTKAAFSSVSSLGEKMQLSTCCGYYSLKAGTIFTGILGIVLSIVSLIIIFTLSVEWKTILIDVLDQSIVRIIFAINLCMTILISTLLIVGALKKTTFMMLPWVVLGLILAVGLLVSVVYTSIMFFVNHKIQNGALWLVVGFVSVVIYTYLWLVVYSYFQQMRYDKLNNRIDPYGRPYNYRRP; from the exons ATGCGTCGGTTAGCCACCGGTGTAGGTGTACGCGTGGTAGGTCGTAGGTGTACAGCTTCGCGGCGCGGCGTACTGTTCTTGGCACAGTTTCTGACCATCTCCTATTGCGAGCGGACCGCGCTTCACCTAAGCGTAATTTCGTTACGTCTCGCGGGAACCAAAGCGGCGTTTTCCTCGGTTTCGTCGCTCGGCGAAAA GATGCAGCTCTCGACGTGTTGCGGATATTACTCGCTGAAAGCGGGTACGATATTCACCGGAATACTCGGCATC GTCCTCTCGATCGTCTCGTTGATCATAATCTTCACATTGAGCGTCGAATGGAAGACGATACTGATCGACGTGTTGGATCAGAGCATCGTCAGAATCATTTTCGCGATAAACCTTTGCATGACGATTCTGATCTCGACGTTGCTCATAGTTGGCGCCCTCAAG AAAACCACGTTTATGATGCTGCCATGGGTGGTTCTGGGCTTAATCCTAGCGGTTGGTCTGCTCGTCAGCGTCGTTTATACGTCCATCATGTTCTTCGTCAATCACAAAATCCAGAACGGTGCACTCTGGCTCGTCGTTGGCTTCGTATCCGTCG TGATTTACACGTACTTGTGGCTGGTGGTGTACAGCTACTTCCAGCAGATGAGGTACGACAAATTGAACAACAGGATCGACCCGTACGGAAGGCCGTACAATTATCGACGACCTTGA
- the LOC143342547 gene encoding uncharacterized protein LOC143342547, protein MTSWFVPIVALITFMELATGTSSSVQSPVIMTHNFPDVMKTIQDNPDDRGDRLCQIEYQMTRRRAGKCVKIGNGMTGCISGDYMNPFHPDCF, encoded by the exons AT GACATCCTGGTTCGTCCCAATCGTCGCCTTAATTACATTTATGGAACTCGCGACGGGGACCTCTTCGAGTGTTCAAAGTCCTGTGATCATGACGCATAATTTTCCTGACGTG ATGAAAACGATACAGGATAATCCAGACGACAGAGGGGATAGATTGTGTCAGATAGAGTATCAAATG ACACGAAGAAGAGCTGGAAAGTGCGTGAAAATAGGTAATGGAATGACCGGATGTATCTCTGGAGACTATATGAATCCTTTTCATCCGGACTGCTTCTGA
- the LOC143342860 gene encoding UPF0764 protein C16orf89, with protein sequence MFRMDGLGVFASIAMVLLFSFSSFTYGSLFPDDFDRKVEALYKVVDYVYHRPHQMNADVTLSIAIVEANIATMLFHENTKYLGNERQKKLIAIIKHCDAIREYLLHNVVPETKDIQVLHESLSKVGLWLRRICWQNATLEKKSPTPGLTKQHVLDLVMQGTPKEEESDRCLAKIVRNKLNSINEMPETCVEILERGDRVRGYPLAHRLFIIQVAMATGVAVNVPCDLLVFYCSAILQDLVDIEAAGFPFNTPDLMMEQALLCGMEGFLEFTGERYERLLMSFPHPNGCFSSFRFPDNLSSPHIVRRTSLKTDFGCDSHATGLAAALLSLFIRENMENLLL encoded by the exons ATGTTCAGGATGGACGGGCTTGGAGTGTTTGCGAGCATTGCTATGGTCCTGCTATTTTCCTTCTCTTCGTTCACCTATGGAAGCCTCTTTCCCGACGATTTCG ATCGGAAGGTGGAGGCGCTCTACAAGGTAGTCGACTACGTTTATCACAGGCCCCATCAAATGAACGCCGACGTCACCTTATCCATCGCCATCGTCGAAG CTAACATAGCCACCATGCTTTTTCACGAAAACACCAAATACCTGGGAAACGAACGTCAGAAAAAGTTGATAGCAATTATCAAGCACTGCGACGCGATTCGGGAATATCTGCTCCATAATGTTGTGCCAGAAACCAAGGATATACAAGTGT TGCACGAATCGCTGAGTAAAGTTGGTCTGTGGCTGCGACGAATTTGCTGGCAAAATGCCACCTTGGAGAAAAAGAGTCCGACCCCTGGATTGACCAAGCAACACGTTCTCGATCTGGTGATGCAAGGAACGCCAAAGGAAGAGGAGAGTGATCGATGTCTGGCTAAAATCGTTCGGAACAAATTAAACTCGATTAATGAAATGCCAGAAACGTGCGTCGAGATTTTGGAGAGAGGCGATCGCGTCAGAGGATACCCACTCGCTCACAGATTGTTCATCATCCAAGTGGCCATGGCA ACTGGAGTCGCGGTTAACGTGCCCTGCGATCTCCTAGTTTTCTATTGTTCCGCCATTTTGCAAGATCTGGTCGACATCGAAGCGGCTGGTTTCCCTTTCAACACTCCGGACTTAATGATGGAACAAG CTCTTTTGTGCGGAATGGAAGGCTTCCTCGAGTTCACTGGGGAACGTTACGAGCGATTGTTGATGAGCTTCCCGCATCCTAATGGCTGTTTCAGTTCGTTCAG ATTTCCCGACAACCTGTCGTCGCCGCATATAGTCCGAAGAACATCGTTGAAAACGGACTTTGGCTGCGACAGCCATGCCACGGGTCTTGCGGCTGCGTTACTTTCCTTGTTCATTCGCGAGAACATGGAAAACCTATTACTATAG